In Parus major isolate Abel chromosome 3, Parus_major1.1, whole genome shotgun sequence, the following are encoded in one genomic region:
- the LOC117244183 gene encoding ninein-like protein yields the protein MVPRSGLQHAAGTSYRYKLQCLWTQVRQIARERDKARLSLEKAERQCLQLGRELDEQYIALEHTQSKLRNFQAEIEAKELLLQQAVSHQAKLEADTRLLQGREANLQGRLNHVMNENTQLQNKVTEMAEKLAASEELVLELQKELNHIVKDKLEQGEPHSPEFLKQSERFAEIVLEYERQCQRVKVLYDQNGALRRELQRLRLQLQESRAEGGLPAAEMSLPVEQLQEQLQDLKVQLETESEKDKEELSHPNVKRHQLGCEPPEHKAGHRDGPGTAQLQSQRPLEAEWLGGAEIAARLEHHQRHAACWMEMELLQQQLQASQEKLLEAKASLSLAQAQHALQLQQAKAQINNMVPKKQFEQLENILREEQCKTQQLQESLQQQAEQTCRQLVRTQEEHEQLLQAAVEQAEGLEQSLRNAEAVLAERAAQLRDAQAQISRNKLLIEELRGENRRFAMALQAAELKQKTMEEKNQLLEEQASALKQLIGKITPASLSG from the exons ATGGTCCCCAGGAGTGGCCTCCAGCATGCAGCTGGCACCTCCTACAGATACAAACTGCAGTGCCTCTG GACCCAGGTGAGGCAGATCGCCAGGGAGAGGGACAAGGCGAGGCTGAGTTTGGAGAAGGCAGAGAGACAgtgcctgcagctgggcagggagctggatgAGCAGTACATCGCCCTTGAGCACACCCAGAGCAAGCTCAG gaatTTTCAGGCAGAAATAGAGGCAAAAGAGCTGCTTTTGCAGCAAGCAGTGAGTCACCAGGCGAAGCTGGAGGCTGATACACGGCTCCTCCAGGGCAGAGAGGCCAACCTGCAAGGGAGATTGAACCATGTGATGAAC GAGAACACACAGCTACAAAACAAGGTCACAGAGATGGCAGAGAAACTGGCAGCCTCTGAGGAACTGGTGTTGGAGCTGCAAAAAGAACTCAACCACATTGTGAAGGATAAG ctggagcagggggagccTCACAGCCCAGAGTTCCTGAAGCAGAGCGAGCGTTTTGCCGAGATTGTGCTGGAGTACGAGCGGCAGTGCCAG AGAGTCAAG GTGCTGTATGACCAGAACGGAGCGCTGAGAAGGGAGCTGCAAAGGCTGcgcctccagctgcaggagagcagggctgagggagggctgccagcagcag AAATGTCACTCCCAGTGGAGCAGCTCCAAGAACAGCTGCAGGACCTGAAGGTGCAGCTGGAAACCGAG AGTGAGAAGGACAAGGAGGAGCTCTCTCACCCCAATGTCAAGAGGCATCAGCTGGGCTGTGAACCCCCTGAGCACAAGGCTGGTCACAGAGAtggccctggcactgcccagctgcagagccagaggcCTCTGGAGGCTGAGTGGCTTGGAGGAGCAGAGATTGCTGCAAGGCTGGAGCACCACCAGAGGCATGCAGCATGTTGGATGGAGATGGAGCTGCtccaacagcagctccaggcctCACAGGAAAAG CTTTTGGAAGCCAAAGCAAGCCTGAGCCTGGCCCAGGCCCAGCACGCTCTGCAGTTGCAGCAGGCCAAGGCCCAGATAAACAACATGGTGCCGAAGAAGCAGTttgagcagctggaaaacatcttGAGAGAGGAACAGTGCAAgactcagcagctccaggagagcctccagcagcaggctgagcaAACATGCAGGCAGCTGGTCAGGACCCAG GAGGAACAcgagcagctgctgcaggcagctgtggagcaggcagaggggctggaacagAGTCTGAGGAAtgctgaagctgtgctggcagagagggcagctcagctcagagatGCCCAG GCCCAAATCTCCAGGAACAAACTATTGATTGAAGAGCTCCGTGGAGAAAACAGGAGGTTTGCAATGgccctgcaggctgctgagctgaagCAAAAGACCATGGAGGAGAAGAACCAGCTGTTGGAGGAACAAGCCTCAGCTCTGAAGCAGCTTATTGGAAAAATCACACCAGCATCTCTGAGTGGGTGA
- the EIF4A3 gene encoding eukaryotic initiation factor 4A-III, producing MAGSAGSAGGSARKRLMKEEDMTKVEFETSEEVDVTPTFDTMGLREDLLRGIYAYGFEKPSAIQQRAIKQIIKGRDVIAQSQSGTGKTATFSISVLQCLDIQVRETQALILAPTRELAVQIQKGLLALGDYMNVQCHACIGGTNVGEDIRKLDYGQHVVAGTPGRVFDMIRRRSLRTRAIKMLVLDEADEMLNKGFKEQIYDVYRYLPPATQVVLISATLPHEILEMTNKFMTDPIRILVKRDELTLEGIKQFFVAVEREEWKFDTLCDLYDTLTITQAVIFCNTKRKVDWLTEKMREANFTVSSMHGDMPQKERESIMKEFRSGASRVLISTDVWARGLDVPQVSLIINYDLPNNRELYIHRIGRSGRYGRKGVAINFVKNDDIRILRDIEQYYSTQIDEMPMNVADLI from the exons aTGGCGGGGTCCGCGGGGTCGGCGGGCGGCTCGGCGCGGAAGCGTCTCATGAAGGAGGAGGACATGACCAAGGTGGAGTTCGAGACGAGCGAGGAGGTGGACGTGACGCCCACCTTCGACACCATGGGCCTGCGGGAGGACCTGCTGCGCGGCATCTACGCCTACG GGTTCGAGAAGCCGTCGGCCATCCAGCAGAGAGCCATCAAGCAGATCATCAAGGGCAGGGACGTGATCGCACA GTCACAGTCGGGAACAGGGAAGACAGCAACATTCTCCATATCTGTCCTACAATGCCTGGATATACAG GTTCGCGAGACCCAAGCCTTGATCCTGGCACCAACTCgggagctggctgtgcagaTTCAGAAG GGGCTTCTCGCCCTGGGAGACTACATGAACGTGCAGTGCCACGCCTGCATCGGGGGCACCAACGTGGGAGAGGATATCCGCAAACTGGATTACGGCCAGCACGTTGTGGCTGGCACTCCAGGCCGGGTGTTTG ATATGATTCGTCGCAGAAGTCTAAGAACTCGTGCCATCAAAATGCTGGTTTTGGATGAAGCAGATGAAATGCTCAATAAAG GCTTCAAGGAGCAGATTTATGATGTGTACAGGTACCTGCCTCCAGCCACACAGGTGGTTCTGATCAGCGCCACTTTGCCACATGAAATCTTGGAAATGACCAACAAATTCATGACAGACCCCATCCGCATCCTGGTGAAACG TGATGAGTTGACCCTCGAAGGAATCAAGCAGTTTTTCGTGGCTGTGGAGAGGGAAGAGTGGAAGTTTGACACCTTGTGTGATCTCTACGACACGCTGACCATCACCCAGGCTGTCATCTTTTGTAACACCAAGAGAAAG GTGGACTGGCTCACAGAGAAGATGAGGGAAGCCAACTTCACAGTTTCATCCATGCATGGGGACATGCCCCAAAAGGAGAGAGAGTCCATCATGAAAGAGTTCAGATCTGGCGCAAG CCGAGTTCTTATTTCCACAGACGTTTGGGCTCGGGGCCTGGACGTGCCTCAGGTGTCGCTGATCATTAACTACGACCTGCCCAACAACAGAGAACTCTACATACACAG AATCGGCCGCTCGGGCAGGTACGGCCGGAAAGGCGTCGCCATCAACTTTGTGAAGAACGACGACATCCGCATCCTGCGGGACATCGAGCAGTACTACTCCACCCAGATCGACGAGATGCCCATGAACG